The following are encoded together in the Culex pipiens pallens isolate TS chromosome 1, TS_CPP_V2, whole genome shotgun sequence genome:
- the LOC120428372 gene encoding zinc finger protein 436-like, with protein sequence MRNRSRRSARNVVPEDDAQEQVEPIASKRPYKRKSLQCRLCLRVLGKADLSEIFAGGNSVQKAIKRAVFIDVSRKDRSVRICHCCLNLVHIINDFREVCARTEQLLLREVEISGESFWTQELDQKAIGTCRSLVEDCRREIDLLLSEESPVKSEEEADTLEEPDEIELKLESLDEVPVLMKPEICGELNFEDVQLEILDLEEKSCEIEDENETFDQEQQPEEKVVRKRRGRPPLPEELRKHRRRNPDEPKKKRGPKFKRNKLPAQSVCEICGMLVNRENQERHRNEHLGHRPYACSVEGCEHSFSSRAGLHGHMARHADRNNVYDCDICGAKIKTKSSLQRHRKMHTAEKPHACSICGKRFWRKSYLNHHATVHTGIAKFPCEYCGFVFKNKYWRSFHVKQKHVAKGDQPRFEAHEELDENGEMMLPEGLVEEGEEDEGEVEYMEVVCE encoded by the exons ATGAGAAATCGCTCCAGACGATCCGCCAGGAATGTGGTCCCAGAAGATGATGCCCAGGAACAGGTGGAACCGATCGCTAGCAAACGTCCATACAAACGAAAATCGTTGCAGTGCCGGCTTTGCTTGCGAGTTCTCGGTAAAGCGGACCTTTCGGAGATATTTGCCGGAGGAAATAGCGTTCAAAAGGCCATAAAGAGAGCTGTTTTCATTGAC GTCAGCCGAAAGGACCGCTCAGTCCGGATTTGCCACTGCTGTCTGAACCTGGTCCACATAATCAACGACTTCCGGGAGGTGTGCGCACGGACGGAGCAGCTTCTCTTGCGCGAGGTAGAAATCTCAGGGGAATCTTTTTGGACGCAAGAGTTGGACCAGAAGGCGATTGGCACGTGCCGTTCTTTGGTGGAAGATTGCCGGCGAGAAATCGATCTGTTGCTCTCCGAAGAATCGCCAGTGAAGAGCGAGGAAGAAGCTGATACGCTCGAGGAACCGGATGAAATCGAGCTGAAGCTCGAAAGCTTGGACGAGGTCCCGGTACTGATGAAGCCGGAAATTTGCGGAGAACTCAACTTTGAGGATGTTCAGCTGGAAATTCTAGACCTCGAAGAGAAGTCGTGCGAAATCGAGGATGAAAATGAGACTTTCGACCAAGAGCAGCAGCCAGAGGAAAAGGTGGTACGGAAACGACGAGGCAGGCCACCACTGCCGGAGGAGCTGCGGAAGCACCGGAGACGAAACCCGGACGAGCCGAAGAAAAAGAGGGGACCAAAGTTTAAAAGAAACAAGCTTCCGGCGCAGTCG GTTTGCGAAATCTGCGGCATGCTGGTCAACCGGGAGAACCAGGAACGCCACCGCAACGAGCACCTGGGCCACCGCCCGTACGCGTGTTCCGTCGAGGGTTGCGAGCACAGCTTTTCCAGCCGGGCCGGCCTGCACGGCCACATGGCTCGCCACGCCGACCGGAACAACGTGTACGACTGTGACATTTGCGGCGCAAAGATCAAAACGAAGAGCTCCCTCCAGCGGCACCGGAAGATGCACACGGCGGAAAAGCCACACGCGTGCTCGATTTGCGGCAAGCGGTTCTGGCGCAAGAGCTACCTGAACCATCACGCGACGGTCCACACGGGGATCGCCAAGTTTCCGTGCGAGTACTGTGGGTTCGTGTTCAAGAACAAGTACTGGCGATCGTTCCACGTGAAGCAGAAGCACGTGGCGAAGGGCGATCAGCCCAGGTTCGAGGCGCACGAGGAGTTGGACGAGAATGGGGAAATGATGCTGCCGGAGGGGTTGGTGGAGGAGGGGGAGGAGGATGAGGGGGAGGTCGAGTACATGGAAGTTGTGTGTGAATAA